A window from Brassica napus cultivar Da-Ae chromosome C9 unlocalized genomic scaffold, Da-Ae chrC09_Random_33, whole genome shotgun sequence encodes these proteins:
- the LOC125595086 gene encoding ras-related protein RABF2a has protein sequence MATAGNKNINAKLVLLGDVGAGKSSLVLRFVKDQFVEFQESTIGAAFFSQTLAVNDATVKFEIWDTAGQERYHSLAPMYYRGAAAAIIVFDITNQASFERAKKWVQELQAQGNPNMVMALAGNKADLLDARKVSPEEAEAYAQENSLFFMETSAKTATNVKDIFYEIAKRLPRVQPAENPTGMVLPNGPGATAASASCCA, from the exons ATGGCCACCGCTGGAAACAAGAACATCAACGCCAAATTG GTATTGCTTGGAGATGTTGGGGCTGGAAAATCAAGTCTTGTGCTTAGGTTTGTCAAAGATCAGTTTGTTGAGTTCCAG GAATCAACCATAGGTGCAGCTTTTTTCTCTCAAACATTGGCtgtgaatgatgcaactgtCAAGTTTGAGATATGGGATACAGCTGGTCAGGAACGTTACCATAGCTTGGCTCCAATGTACTACAGGGGTGCAGCTGCTGCCATTATTGTCTTTGACATTACTAATCAA GCGTCATTTGAGAGAGCGAAGAAATGGGTTCAAGAACTGCAGGCACAAG GTAACCCTAATATGGTGATGGCTCTTGCTGGAAACAAAGCTGATTTATTGGATGCAAGGAAAGTGTCTCCAGAG GAGGCAGAGGCATATGCGCAAGAGAACAGCCTTTTCTTCATGGAAACCTCAGCGAAGACTGCAACAAATGTCAAAGACATCTTCTACGAAATCG CAAAAAGGCTACCGCGCGTGCAGCCAGCAGAAAACCCAACAGGGATGGTTCTCCCAAACGGGCCAGGAGCTACGGCAGCAAGCGCATCATGTTGTGCTTAA
- the LOC125595088 gene encoding uncharacterized protein LOC125595088, with translation MRDPKELWKSRKDRFDHQKDITLPLARDEWQSLRFQDFNKVMNYNSAVLGIVAKLRYCGETITESQMIEKTYTTFHQSHITLQQQYRLRGYTKFSELIVAFLIAEKNNELLIKNHILVQLVLNRFLKQTH, from the coding sequence ATGAGAGATCCTAAAGAGTTATGGAAGTCTCGGAAAGATCGTTTTGATCATCAGAAAGACATAACACTTCCACTTGCTCGGGATGAATGGCAGAGTCTGAGATTCCAAGATTTCAACAAAGTGATGAATTACAACTCGGCTGTGTTAGGAATTGTGGCCAAATTAAGATACTGTGGTGAAACGATCACCGAATCTCAAATGATTGAGAAGACATACACCACATTCCACCAGAGCCACATCACCCTACAACAACAGTACAGGTTGCGGGGATATACCAAATTTTCAGAATTGATTGTGGCGTTTCTCATAGCAGAAAAGAACAACGAGCTTCTGATCAAGAATCACATACTCGTCCAACTGGTTCTAAACCGTTTCCTGAAGCAAACGCATTAG